A window of the Candidatus Methylomirabilota bacterium genome harbors these coding sequences:
- the cysS gene encoding cysteine--tRNA ligase, with protein MSLHVYNSLTRQKEEIVPLTPGQIGMYVCGVTAYDQAHVGHARSALVFDVIRRYLTFRGYRVRFVKNFTDVEDKIIARAAETGEDWRSLTERYIRAYQEDMAWLGVAPPERPGYAPRATEHIPEMIALIERLLTAGMAYTVDGDVYFAVRRFPRYGRLSGRELEDLQAGARVEVDERKRDPLDFALWKASKPGEPWWDSPWGRGRPGWHIECSAMSMKYLGETFDVHGGGQDLIFPHHENEIAQSEAATDQPFVRYWIHNGFVNIDSAKMSKSLG; from the coding sequence GTGAGCCTGCACGTCTACAACTCGCTGACTCGCCAGAAGGAGGAGATCGTTCCCCTCACGCCGGGTCAGATCGGGATGTACGTCTGCGGCGTGACCGCCTACGACCAGGCCCACGTCGGCCACGCCCGGAGCGCCCTCGTCTTCGACGTGATCCGGCGCTACCTGACCTTCCGCGGCTACCGGGTCCGCTTCGTGAAGAACTTCACCGACGTGGAGGACAAGATCATCGCCCGGGCCGCCGAGACGGGCGAAGACTGGCGAAGCCTGACCGAGCGGTACATCCGGGCCTACCAGGAGGACATGGCCTGGCTCGGGGTGGCGCCGCCCGAGCGGCCCGGATACGCCCCGCGGGCGACCGAGCACATCCCGGAGATGATCGCCCTGATCGAGCGTCTCCTGACCGCCGGGATGGCCTACACGGTCGACGGCGACGTCTACTTCGCAGTGCGCCGGTTTCCGCGCTACGGGCGGCTGTCGGGCCGCGAGCTCGAGGACCTCCAGGCGGGCGCCCGGGTCGAGGTCGACGAGCGAAAGCGTGATCCGCTCGACTTCGCCCTCTGGAAGGCCTCGAAGCCGGGGGAGCCGTGGTGGGACAGCCCGTGGGGCCGGGGCCGGCCGGGATGGCACATCGAGTGCTCGGCCATGTCCATGAAGTACCTCGGCGAGACCTTCGACGTCCACGGCGGCGGTCAGGACCTCATCTTCCCGCACCACGAGAACGAGATCGCGCAGTCCGAGGCCGCCACCGACCAGCCCTTCGTCCGGTACTGGATCCACAACGGCTTCGTGAACATCGACAGCGCGAAGATGTCCAAGTCGCTCGG